The Methanothermobacter sp. sequence CACTAATGCTAAAACACCTAAACAAGAAAAAAGAAGCCACACTAATAGAAAAAGCCCTCACAAAAACACTAAAAAAAGGAATAAAAACACCAGACCTCAAAGGAAAACACACAACAACACAAGTAGCCCAAAAAATCAGGGAACAAGTAGAAGAATATCTTTCAACCACCCCATAATTGCACCCTCGAGGTGATAAGGGATGAACCCCAGAGAACTTAGAAATGACATCCCCCTATTAGAAGATTATGTTTACCTTGATGCTGCAAGCACAACACCAACACCCAGACCGGTCGTAGAGGCCATGGACAAATACTATTACGAGTATAATGCGAATACAGGAAGGGGTGCATATTCACTTGCAGTTAAAGCAACTGAAAAATTAGAAGAAGCAAGGAAAAAGATAGCGGATTTCGTGAATGCGCAAGCAGAGGAGATAATATTCACAAAGAATACAACGGAGTCAATAAATCTTGTTGCAACAGGCCTTAGATTTGAGAAGGGAGATTCTATTATCGTTCCAAACATCGAACACCATTCAAATTACTTGCCATGGTTAAAACTCCGAGAAAAGGGAGTGAACATAAAAATAATCAAAGCAGATAAAAATGGTATTATCGACCCTGGGCGCGTAGAAGAGGCTGTAGATGAAAATACCAAGCTTATAACAGTAACACATGTATCTAACGCTATAGGCTCAGTCCAAGATATAAGAGAGATCGGTAGGATCGCGGAAGAGAATAATATACTTTTCATGGTAGATGCTGCCCAATCATTTGGGCATATGAAAGTTGATGTTAAGGAATTTAGGGCAGACTTCATAGCATTCCCAGGACATAAAGGGGCTCTAGGCCCTGTTGGCACAGGATTCCTTTACTGTAACATTCAGAGTGTCGATAAACTTGAACCGCCAAATCTAGGCGGCGGAACCGTGGTTGACGTATTAGAAGATCAGTTTAAATTAGAAGAACCGCCAAGGAGGTTTGAAGCCGGAACATTAAATATAGCGGGTTTCATAGGCCTTGGAAGGGCAATAGATTATCTCAAGAAGATAGGTATGGATAAGATAGAAAAACATGGCAAAAATCTTACAAGAAGATTATATGAATCCCTCAATCAGATCGACACAGTTGAATGCTATGGAGATCCCAAAAATATTTATGGGATAGTATCCTTCAACATAGACAATATAAACCCTGATGATGTCGCGAGAATGCTAGATGAGAGGGCTTGGATATGTGTTAGAAGTGGTCATCATTGCGCCATACCAGCTATGAGACACCTTGGAGTCCATGAAAAGGGCGGTACCGTTAGAGCCTCCATACACTATTATAATATCCCAGAAGATATTGAAATATTAACAGAAACTATAAATGAAATAGTGAAAATGGGGAGTTTAAAATGACAAAGGCACAGGTAATAGCCATACTAATAATAATCATAATGATTATAAGCACAATAGCATATGCGCTAATATAATATTCTAGGAGGAACAGTAATGGAAAAAGTTAGGATAGGGGCTGTGGTAGCTGAATTTAATTATGACATAACCCAGATGATGTTAAAGTTGGCTGAGGAACATGCAAGATTTCTCGGTTCTGAGATAACCAAAGTCGTGCCCGTACCAGGCGTCTTTGACATGCCCCTCGCGATCAAGAAACTCTTAGAAGATGACAATATAGATGCTGTCATAACATTAGGAGCTGTTATTGAAGGGGCAACAGACCATGATCAGATAGTAGCACAACATGCATCCCGTAAAATAGCCGACCTTGCACTAGAATATGATAAACCAGTAGCCCTAGGAATTTCAGGGCCTAGTATGAGCCGGTTAGAAGCCCATCAACGAGTAGATTACGCTAAAAGGGCTGTTGAAGCTGCCGTTAAAATGTATAGGAGACTTAAAAAACTCTAGATTTTGGGATGGAATTGCAGATTCTAAAACCTGAAGAATTAAGGGAGAAATTTAAAGATCCATGGATAGCTCCTTATAAAAAAATCATCACAATGGTAGACAAAGACCTTGTAGAGATAATAGAATATCATCCTTGTATCTCAGGCTCCCATTGGATGATCTACCAATACCCACGGACAAGCAAACTAATACTAAAGGCAAAAAGGGATGGTAACCGCCACATTTACCTTACAAAGACGGGAAAAACACATCTAAAATTAAGGGCGAGCTTAAACGCTGCTGGAATCGAAGAAGTAACCGTAACAAATGATGAAGTTAAGGTCGTTCACGCCGGCCTTGCGGGGGCTGGTGTTGGCGCTGCAATGTGCCGTGGGATGGCCGAAGGCGTTAAACGGGTTGAACTATATGATGTTGGCGGAGGATCAAAGGTTGGAAGGGCCGCTGTGATAACACCAAGACTTGAGAAAGTTATCATAGGCATAGATGATACAGATACAAAGGATAAAGGAGCTACATGGACCCTCGCACATAATATTGGGGTTGAACTTTCAAGTGAAGGTTTCGAGTACTTGGATCATATTATAGTGCAACTTTATCCACACAACCCATATAAGACACAAAATTGCGTTTCCGTTGCATTAACATTCGCAGTTAAACCAGGAACCCAAGAAGAACTCATAGAAAGGATTATAGAGAAGCTAAAGGAGAAAACTCTCTCTGATAAGACTTCAATCGCAATCTTTAATGGTATAATGATCCCAGAAAAGCTTAGAGAATATTCTATAAGAGCTAAGAAAAAATTAATCACTGCAGATGAAGCCAGAAAAGTTGCGGAAAAAGTTGGAGTCCGATTAATAGAAGTCACAGGAGCCCAAGGACAGATCGGAGCCCTTGCAGCTATAGGATTATCTGATGATGTTGATGAGGCTGTTAAAGTTTATCAGAGATGATATTGAGGAATATACCCTCTTCTATTGTGGCAAATTGCATATTACTCTTTATCGGCTTCCCAATCTCTACCATGATGACATGAGCATCCCAGTATATGGTATAGTTTTCCATGGGCGAATTTTCATTAAAGTATATTGTTTTAACATGCATTCCATTTATATAAATTGCATACGAACCATTCCTCATCGCGCCTAAGGCTGTTGCAATCTTTTTACCATCAAGGTATATGTTTACTTCACGACCACTTTTATCATTATCTTCAATTAAAATACCATTTTCTATCGTAATATTAGATCGATTCGGAATTTTACGGATTGCAAATATATTATTGAAAACTTTCCGAAGGGCGCTGTCCCTAATCACATCCCCCACATTCACGTCTAATATTTCCCTAGCATTTACTGGTATTCTTATGATGTTAACATCGCTAGGCCTTGATTCCTTTAATGTGTAATCTACTCCCCCAATATAGACTATATCACCATAGTTGAGCCCCAGGGTGTCAGCAGCCTCCTCTGGCAATCTTATAGTATCATTTTCGCCTTCAAGGGCACTATCTATAGTATATGGCCCCCTAACATCAAATGTCTTATTCTCCACATTCTTTTTCCATATTATAAGATTTCCAGGGTTGGGTTCGATGGATATTTTACCTTCATCAATATGAACCGCCCCAACAAGTGCTGAAATCATGGCAACGAGGATAAGGGCTGACACCAAAATGGGAAAATGCATGTAAACAAATGATCTTAAAACTTGTAAACGACCCTTTGAACGGGCTAAAACATAATATGATCTTTTAACCAACGCCACAAAATAATAAGCTGCTATAACAATTCCCAAAACACCCATTATAATACCTACAACTGGGGGAATCGCCCTGATAAAAAATATGCTAAAGATTCCTAAGGTAATAAGTGAAAGTCCAAGTATGCACATTCGAATTGACTCCCCCATGGAATCCATCATGGTTATCCTACCATACTTAAGAGCCCTGTCAACGATGGTACGGACAACCTCTGTAGCTACAATATTAAGCTCAGAAAGACTTGCCATGTCATGTTCAAGTTCGCCTATATTAACCTCTTTAACATTTAACCCCTGGACATCGGCATCGAGAACTATCCCCACGTCAACTCCATAATCATCTTCAAATTTCATCCGCTCGAGAACACTTCTTTTAGCGGCGAACTGGCCGCTTAATGGCTGCTCAAACTTTATTTCCGGAAAGAAAAATCTCAAGAGTGGTTTTGCGGTTAATTCAGTGACTCTACCAGCTCTTCTTTTAAATTTGGTCTTTGTAATATCCGCCCGACCATCTATGATGGGTTTTATCATCTTATCTATCTTGGCTGTTGTGATATTTTTAAGATCAGCGTCTAAAAAGACTACGATATCACCCTTCGAATGTTTAAACCCAGTTCTAAGGGCTGCGCCCTTGCCACGATTGCTTGCATGGCGTATTATCTTCGCACCCGCTCTTTTGGCCTCTTTGTAAGTATTGTCAAATGAACCATCATCAACCACAATAACTTCATCCACATAGGATGAATTCTGGGCTGTCTTAACAACCTTTGCAACGGTTTTTTCTTCATTATAGGCGGGTATAACCACTGAAACACTGAAATCCTTTTCATACCCCTTCAAAGCACATAATAATATTACTATCATGAGGATTAACCAATACATGCCTCCGACTCCAAAAGATTCTATATGTCATGAGGAAATATCCCCATAACAACTCTAATGTTATTATAAAAAAATACTACAATATATAAATTAGACAAATTTATAAAGAAAAGCCTAGTATGATTTCACTTTAAAAAGATTAAAATGGGAACCTATCAACGAAAAGACATCTTTTACCCTCTATCAAAAGCTATGTTCACTTTCATAATTTTTAGGTGGTTAAATGAAACCGAAGGTAATGATAGTTCTTGGAAGCGGAACAGATTATAGGATAGCTGAAAAGGCCATGGACGTCCTTGAAAAACTTAAAATATCCTACGATTTGAAGGTAGCATCAGCACATAGAACCCATGAAAGGGTTAAAAGCATCGT is a genomic window containing:
- a CDS encoding isocitrate/isopropylmalate family dehydrogenase, with translation MLKHLNKKKEATLIEKALTKTLKKGIKTPDLKGKHTTTQVAQKIREQVEEYLSTTP
- a CDS encoding cysteine desulfurase, with amino-acid sequence MNPRELRNDIPLLEDYVYLDAASTTPTPRPVVEAMDKYYYEYNANTGRGAYSLAVKATEKLEEARKKIADFVNAQAEEIIFTKNTTESINLVATGLRFEKGDSIIVPNIEHHSNYLPWLKLREKGVNIKIIKADKNGIIDPGRVEEAVDENTKLITVTHVSNAIGSVQDIREIGRIAEENNILFMVDAAQSFGHMKVDVKEFRADFIAFPGHKGALGPVGTGFLYCNIQSVDKLEPPNLGGGTVVDVLEDQFKLEEPPRRFEAGTLNIAGFIGLGRAIDYLKKIGMDKIEKHGKNLTRRLYESLNQIDTVECYGDPKNIYGIVSFNIDNINPDDVARMLDERAWICVRSGHHCAIPAMRHLGVHEKGGTVRASIHYYNIPEDIEILTETINEIVKMGSLK
- the ribH gene encoding 6,7-dimethyl-8-ribityllumazine synthase, translated to MEKVRIGAVVAEFNYDITQMMLKLAEEHARFLGSEITKVVPVPGVFDMPLAIKKLLEDDNIDAVITLGAVIEGATDHDQIVAQHASRKIADLALEYDKPVALGISGPSMSRLEAHQRVDYAKRAVEAAVKMYRRLKKL
- a CDS encoding DUF1743 domain-containing protein, giving the protein MQILKPEELREKFKDPWIAPYKKIITMVDKDLVEIIEYHPCISGSHWMIYQYPRTSKLILKAKRDGNRHIYLTKTGKTHLKLRASLNAAGIEEVTVTNDEVKVVHAGLAGAGVGAAMCRGMAEGVKRVELYDVGGGSKVGRAAVITPRLEKVIIGIDDTDTKDKGATWTLAHNIGVELSSEGFEYLDHIIVQLYPHNPYKTQNCVSVALTFAVKPGTQEELIERIIEKLKEKTLSDKTSIAIFNGIMIPEKLREYSIRAKKKLITADEARKVAEKVGVRLIEVTGAQGQIGALAAIGLSDDVDEAVKVYQR
- a CDS encoding glycosyltransferase, producing the protein MYWLILMIVILLCALKGYEKDFSVSVVIPAYNEEKTVAKVVKTAQNSSYVDEVIVVDDGSFDNTYKEAKRAGAKIIRHASNRGKGAALRTGFKHSKGDIVVFLDADLKNITTAKIDKMIKPIIDGRADITKTKFKRRAGRVTELTAKPLLRFFFPEIKFEQPLSGQFAAKRSVLERMKFEDDYGVDVGIVLDADVQGLNVKEVNIGELEHDMASLSELNIVATEVVRTIVDRALKYGRITMMDSMGESIRMCILGLSLITLGIFSIFFIRAIPPVVGIIMGVLGIVIAAYYFVALVKRSYYVLARSKGRLQVLRSFVYMHFPILVSALILVAMISALVGAVHIDEGKISIEPNPGNLIIWKKNVENKTFDVRGPYTIDSALEGENDTIRLPEEAADTLGLNYGDIVYIGGVDYTLKESRPSDVNIIRIPVNAREILDVNVGDVIRDSALRKVFNNIFAIRKIPNRSNITIENGILIEDNDKSGREVNIYLDGKKIATALGAMRNGSYAIYINGMHVKTIYFNENSPMENYTIYWDAHVIMVEIGKPIKSNMQFATIEEGIFLNIISDKL